A genomic stretch from Buchnera aphidicola BCc includes:
- the rplN gene encoding 50S ribosomal protein L14: protein MIQVQTILNVADNSGARLVMCIKVLGGSRRRYANIGDIIKVAIKEAIPRGKVKKGEVVKAVVVRTKKGIRRTDGSMICFDNNSCVIVHDTTNQPIGTRIFGPVTRELRVEKFMKIISLAPEVL, encoded by the coding sequence ATGATACAAGTACAAACTATTTTAAATGTTGCTGATAATTCCGGAGCTCGTCTTGTGATGTGTATAAAAGTTCTAGGTGGTTCTCGTAGACGTTATGCTAATATTGGAGATATAATAAAAGTAGCTATTAAAGAAGCTATACCTAGAGGTAAAGTAAAGAAAGGTGAAGTAGTAAAAGCTGTAGTAGTACGTACTAAAAAAGGTATTAGAAGAACAGATGGTTCTATGATTTGTTTTGATAATAATTCTTGTGTAATTGTTCATGATACTACAAATCAACCAATTGGTACTCGTATTTTTGGTCCAGTAACAAGAGAATTAAGAGTAGAAAAATTTATGAAGATAATTTCTCTAGCACCAGAAGTTCTTTAA
- the rpsQ gene encoding 30S ribosomal protein S17, giving the protein MNEKKNLLNGYIVSNKMNKSAVVIVERKIKHSIYKKFIKKRTKLCIHDEKNICNIGDIVTIRECRPISKTKSWILVNILEKSIV; this is encoded by the coding sequence ATGAATGAAAAAAAAAATCTTTTAAATGGTTATATTGTAAGTAATAAGATGAATAAATCTGCCGTAGTTATTGTAGAGCGTAAAATAAAACATTCTATATATAAAAAATTTATTAAAAAAAGAACTAAATTGTGTATTCATGATGAAAAAAATATTTGTAATATTGGAGATATAGTAACAATTCGTGAATGTCGACCTATATCAAAGACAAAATCTTGGATTTTAGTAAATATTTTAGAAAAATCTATTGTTTAA
- the rpmC gene encoding 50S ribosomal protein L29 produces the protein MNIIEKNNIDKNHLKKNLLDLLKEQFNIRLQLSSGKLKKTHLVKKNKKDIARIKTVLNKRINHTL, from the coding sequence ATGAATATTATTGAAAAAAACAATATTGATAAAAATCATTTAAAAAAAAATTTATTAGATTTATTGAAAGAACAATTTAATATTCGTCTTCAATTATCTTCTGGAAAATTAAAAAAAACACATTTAGTAAAAAAAAATAAGAAAGATATTGCACGTATAAAAACAGTTTTAAATAAAAGGATTAATCATACTTTATGA
- the rplP gene encoding 50S ribosomal protein L16, with product MLQPKRFKFRKMHKGKNRGLSCDNKVNFGSYGLKSIERGRLTARQIEAARRTMSRSVKRQGKIWIRVFPDKPITQKPLEVRMGKGKGNVEYWVALIQPGKILYEIDGISEEECRFAFKLASSKLPIKTIFVSKLVL from the coding sequence ATGTTGCAACCAAAACGTTTTAAATTTCGTAAAATGCATAAAGGTAAAAATAGAGGTTTATCTTGTGATAATAAAGTAAATTTTGGGTCTTATGGATTAAAATCTATTGAACGAGGTAGATTAACTGCTCGACAAATTGAGGCAGCTCGTAGAACAATGTCTCGATCAGTAAAACGTCAAGGAAAAATATGGATTCGTGTTTTTCCAGATAAACCTATTACACAAAAACCATTAGAAGTACGAATGGGAAAAGGAAAAGGTAATGTTGAATATTGGGTTGCTTTAATTCAACCTGGTAAAATACTATATGAAATTGATGGTATTTCTGAAGAAGAATGTCGTTTCGCTTTTAAATTAGCATCTTCTAAATTACCTATAAAAACTATTTTTGTTTCTAAATTGGTATTATAA
- the rpsC gene encoding 30S ribosomal protein S3 — translation MGQKVHPNGMRLGIIKSWNSIWFASKKEFSNYLDSDFKVRSYVKKKLIKASVSKVIIERLSKNIRVTIYTARPGIVIGKKGEDVEKLRIEIAKITGVPAQVNISEIRKPELDAKLVADNISSQLERRVMFRRAIKRSVQNAMRQGAKGIKIEVSGRLGGVEIARREWYREGRVPLHTLRANIEYNTSEAHTTYGIIGVKVWIFKGEILDGMLVVSNKKDKKPFISVKKVSQKYRK, via the coding sequence ATGGGTCAAAAAGTACACCCTAATGGAATGAGATTAGGTATTATTAAATCTTGGAATTCTATTTGGTTTGCTAGTAAAAAAGAATTTTCAAATTATTTAGACAGTGATTTTAAAGTACGTAGTTATGTAAAGAAAAAATTAATTAAAGCATCAGTTTCAAAAGTTATTATTGAACGACTTTCTAAAAATATTAGAGTAACGATTTATACTGCTCGTCCTGGTATTGTGATTGGTAAAAAAGGTGAAGATGTTGAAAAATTACGAATTGAAATTGCAAAAATTACTGGAGTACCAGCTCAAGTTAATATTTCAGAAATACGTAAACCAGAGTTAGATGCAAAGTTAGTAGCAGATAATATTTCTTCTCAATTAGAAAGAAGAGTCATGTTTCGTAGAGCTATTAAACGTTCAGTTCAAAATGCTATGCGGCAAGGTGCTAAAGGTATTAAAATAGAAGTAAGTGGACGATTAGGAGGTGTAGAAATTGCACGAAGAGAATGGTATAGAGAAGGAAGAGTTCCACTTCATACATTACGAGCTAATATTGAATATAATACTTCGGAAGCTCATACAACATACGGAATTATTGGAGTAAAAGTATGGATTTTCAAAGGTGAAATATTAGATGGAATGTTAGTTGTATCTAATAAGAAAGATAAAAAACCATTTATTTCGGTAAAAAAGGTATCTCAAAAATATCGAAAATAA
- the rplV gene encoding 50S ribosomal protein L22: MNVLAKYNQVRSSAQKIRLIANIIRGKKALLALQILSSVKKKAALLVKKLLKSALSNAEHNYGYNKEVLIISKIFVNSGSSMKRMMPRAKGRADRILKRTSHITVILSDIKKNPEGYNGSKSTP, from the coding sequence ATGAATGTCTTAGCTAAATATAATCAAGTTCGTTCTTCTGCACAAAAGATACGTTTAATTGCTAATATTATTCGTGGTAAAAAAGCTTTATTAGCATTACAGATCTTATCAAGTGTAAAAAAAAAAGCAGCATTATTAGTTAAAAAATTATTAAAATCAGCATTATCTAATGCTGAACATAATTATGGTTATAATAAAGAAGTATTAATTATTTCAAAAATTTTTGTTAATAGTGGTTCTAGTATGAAAAGAATGATGCCACGAGCAAAAGGAAGAGCAGATCGTATTTTAAAAAGAACTAGTCATATTACAGTAATATTATCAGATATTAAAAAAAACCCGGAGGGTTATAATGGGTCAAAAAGTACACCCTAA
- the rpsS gene encoding 30S ribosomal protein S19, whose protein sequence is MPRSLKKGPFIDIHLLKKIQKSLKLTNKKSIRTWSRRSTIFPNMVGLTISIHNGRQHVPVFITEEMVGHKLGEFSITRTYRGHTADKKIKKPIK, encoded by the coding sequence ATGCCTCGTTCTCTTAAAAAAGGTCCTTTTATTGATATTCATTTATTAAAAAAGATTCAAAAATCATTAAAATTAACGAATAAGAAGTCAATTCGTACATGGTCTAGACGTTCTACAATTTTTCCTAATATGGTCGGATTAACAATATCTATTCATAATGGACGTCAACATGTACCTGTATTTATTACAGAAGAAATGGTTGGTCATAAATTAGGAGAGTTTTCTATTACACGTACTTATAGAGGACATACAGCAGATAAAAAGATTAAAAAACCTATTAAATAA
- the rplB gene encoding 50S ribosomal protein L2 yields the protein MVIVRCKPTSPGRRHVVKVICPNLYKGRPIASLLQKKVKTGGRNNYGRITTRHIGGGHKKLYRCIDFKRRYDNVPAVVQRIEYDPNRSSNIILILYKNGKRSYILEPKGIKVGDIIESGNLVPIKLGNALPIKKIPIGTILHNIEIKSGKGGQIARSAGSYAQLISKENKYVVIRLRSGELRKIHIECRATIGEVGNSEHMLRILGKAGASRRYGIRPTVRGTAMNPVDHPHGGGEGRNFGKHPVSPWGLKTKGKKTRRNKRTERFIVRHRNK from the coding sequence GTGGTTATTGTAAGATGCAAGCCAACTTCTCCTGGAAGACGTCATGTAGTAAAAGTAATTTGTCCAAATTTATATAAAGGTCGACCTATTGCATCATTATTGCAGAAAAAAGTAAAAACAGGTGGAAGAAATAATTATGGACGTATTACTACCCGTCATATAGGGGGGGGACATAAAAAATTATATCGTTGTATTGATTTTAAGAGACGTTATGATAATGTTCCAGCAGTAGTGCAAAGAATTGAATATGATCCTAATAGATCATCTAATATTATATTGATTTTATATAAGAATGGTAAAAGAAGTTATATTTTGGAACCTAAAGGAATTAAAGTTGGAGATATTATAGAATCTGGAAATTTAGTTCCAATTAAATTAGGAAATGCTTTACCAATAAAAAAAATTCCTATTGGAACAATTCTACATAATATTGAAATAAAATCTGGAAAAGGTGGTCAAATTGCACGATCTGCTGGAAGTTATGCGCAATTAATATCTAAAGAAAATAAATATGTTGTTATACGTTTACGTTCAGGTGAATTAAGAAAAATTCATATTGAATGTCGTGCTACTATAGGAGAAGTAGGGAATTCAGAACATATGTTACGTATTTTAGGAAAAGCCGGTGCTTCCCGTAGATACGGAATACGACCTACTGTTCGTGGTACTGCAATGAATCCTGTAGATCATCCTCATGGTGGTGGTGAAGGTAGAAATTTCGGTAAACATCCTGTAAGTCCATGGGGATTAAAAACTAAAGGTAAAAAAACACGTAGAAATAAACGAACAGAAAGATTTATTGTTCGTCATAGAAATAAATAA
- the rplW gene encoding 50S ribosomal protein L23 translates to MTHIERLLKIILSAHVSDKTSDNMKRNNTVVLKVLKNSKKYEIKLAIEKFFKVRVYKINTLIVKGKRKRQKNKICKFSNWKKAYVILHTGQNLEFLGHSK, encoded by the coding sequence ATGACTCATATTGAAAGATTATTAAAAATTATTTTATCCGCACATGTATCTGATAAAACATCAGATAATATGAAAAGAAATAATACTGTTGTTTTAAAAGTATTAAAAAATTCAAAAAAATATGAAATTAAATTGGCTATAGAAAAATTTTTTAAAGTACGGGTATATAAAATTAATACATTAATAGTAAAAGGTAAAAGAAAACGTCAAAAAAACAAAATTTGTAAATTTAGTAATTGGAAAAAAGCGTATGTTATTTTACATACAGGTCAAAATTTAGAATTTTTAGGTCATTCAAAATAA
- the rplD gene encoding 50S ribosomal protein L4: protein MELMFQDTNEIYNISESIFNKVFNEPLVHQIIVCYLARRRQGSKAQKSRSEVSGSGKKPWRQKGTGRARSGSLRSPIWRSGGVTFAAKPKKYKLKMNKKMYRYAIKSILSELIRQNRFFLFKEFIIEFPKTKILLKKLELINLKSVLIITAHKNTSLLYASRNLYHVCVINVKSINPVILISYEKVLITLSAIKKIEVMFK from the coding sequence ATGGAATTAATGTTTCAAGATACAAATGAAATATATAATATATCTGAATCTATTTTTAATAAAGTGTTTAACGAACCTTTAGTTCATCAAATTATAGTGTGCTATTTAGCACGTAGAAGACAAGGGAGTAAGGCACAAAAAAGTCGTTCAGAAGTATCAGGATCAGGTAAAAAACCATGGAGACAAAAAGGAACGGGAAGAGCACGATCAGGATCATTAAGAAGTCCTATTTGGAGATCTGGTGGTGTTACTTTTGCAGCTAAGCCTAAAAAGTATAAACTTAAAATGAATAAAAAGATGTATCGTTATGCTATTAAAAGTATTTTATCAGAATTAATTAGACAAAATCGATTTTTTTTATTTAAAGAGTTTATAATTGAATTTCCTAAGACAAAAATTTTGTTAAAAAAATTAGAATTAATAAATTTAAAAAGTGTTTTAATTATTACTGCTCATAAAAATACAAGTTTATTATATGCATCTAGAAATTTATATCATGTATGTGTAATAAATGTAAAATCTATTAATCCGGTTATTTTAATTTCATATGAAAAGGTATTAATTACTTTATCAGCAATTAAGAAAATTGAGGTTATGTTTAAATGA
- the rplC gene encoding 50S ribosomal protein L3 — protein sequence MIGLVGKKLGMTRIFFEEYTSIPVTAIEILDNIVVQVKTIENDNYESIQLTTGFKKEKKVLKSEYGHFLKFNVSVGRGLWEFKCKNSSNYSSGQKITINFFKNIKKLDITGISKGKGFAGTVKRWNFRMQDATHGNSLSHRVPGSIGQNQTPGHVFKGKKMSGHLGDQRTTIQNLKIVKIDDINKIILIKGSIPGSIGSDILLKPSIK from the coding sequence ATGATAGGTTTAGTAGGTAAAAAACTAGGTATGACACGAATTTTTTTTGAAGAATATACTTCTATTCCTGTAACTGCAATTGAAATACTAGATAATATTGTTGTACAAGTTAAAACAATAGAAAATGATAATTATGAATCAATTCAATTAACTACAGGATTTAAAAAAGAAAAAAAAGTTTTAAAATCAGAATATGGTCATTTTTTAAAATTTAATGTTTCAGTTGGTAGAGGTTTATGGGAATTTAAATGTAAAAATTCTTCTAATTATTCATCTGGACAAAAAATTACTATTAATTTTTTTAAGAATATTAAAAAATTAGATATTACTGGTATTTCAAAAGGAAAAGGTTTTGCTGGTACTGTTAAACGTTGGAATTTTAGAATGCAAGATGCTACTCACGGAAATTCTCTTTCTCATCGCGTTCCAGGATCTATTGGGCAAAATCAAACTCCAGGACATGTGTTTAAAGGTAAAAAAATGTCGGGTCATTTAGGTGATCAGCGTACAACTATTCAAAATTTAAAAATTGTTAAAATTGATGATATAAATAAAATAATTTTAATAAAAGGCTCTATTCCAGGTAGTATAGGAAGTGATATATTACTTAAACCTTCCATTAAATAA
- the rpsJ gene encoding 30S ribosomal protein S10 produces MQNQRIRIRLKAFDYRLIDQSTLEIVNTAKRTGAKVLGPIPLPTRKERFTILVSPHVNKDARDQYEIRTHKRLIDIVQPTEKTVDALMRLDLAAGVDVQISLG; encoded by the coding sequence ATGCAGAATCAAAGAATTCGTATTCGTTTAAAAGCTTTTGATTATCGTTTAATTGATCAATCTACTTTAGAAATTGTTAATACAGCTAAACGAACTGGAGCAAAAGTTTTAGGTCCTATTCCTTTACCTACTCGTAAAGAAAGATTTACAATTTTAGTATCACCGCATGTGAATAAAGATGCTCGTGATCAATATGAGATTAGAACGCATAAGAGATTAATTGATATTGTACAACCAACAGAAAAAACAGTTGATGCATTAATGCGATTGGATTTAGCTGCAGGTGTAGATGTGCAAATTAGTTTAGGGTAG
- the tuf gene encoding elongation factor Tu yields MSKEKFNRSKPHINVGTIGHVDHGKTTLTSAITTVLSKRFGGKACAFEQIDNAPEEKARGITINTSHVEYDTELRHYAHVDCPGHADYIKNMITGAAQMDGAILVVAATDGPMPQTREHILLGRQVGVPHIIVFLNKCDMVDDEELLELVEMEVRDLLTQYDFPGDNIPIIRGSALKALEGEKIWEDKIIELANSLDKYIPIPVRAVDEPFLLPIEDVFSISGRGTVVTGRIERGILKVGEEVEIVGIKSTTKTICTGVEMFRKLLDEGRAGENVGILLRGTKREDIERGQVLAKPGTINPHVKFESEVYVLSKEEGGRHTPFFKGYRPQFYFRTTDVTGSIELPENIEMVMPGDNINMVVTLIHPIAMAEGLRFAIREGGRTVGAGVVTKVIA; encoded by the coding sequence ATGTCAAAAGAAAAATTTAATCGTTCTAAACCACATATTAATGTCGGAACTATTGGACATGTAGATCATGGAAAAACTACTTTAACATCAGCTATTACTACAGTTTTATCAAAAAGATTTGGTGGTAAAGCATGTGCATTTGAACAAATTGATAATGCTCCAGAAGAAAAAGCTAGAGGTATTACAATAAATACTTCACATGTTGAATATGATACTGAATTACGTCATTATGCTCATGTAGATTGTCCTGGACATGCTGATTATATAAAAAATATGATTACTGGTGCTGCACAAATGGATGGAGCTATTCTAGTAGTAGCTGCTACTGATGGTCCTATGCCTCAAACTAGAGAACATATTTTGTTAGGTAGACAAGTTGGTGTTCCTCATATAATTGTTTTTTTAAATAAATGTGATATGGTTGATGATGAAGAATTATTAGAATTAGTAGAAATGGAAGTTCGTGATTTATTAACTCAATATGATTTTCCAGGAGATAATATTCCTATTATTCGTGGTTCAGCTTTAAAAGCATTAGAAGGTGAAAAAATTTGGGAAGATAAAATCATTGAATTAGCTAATTCTTTAGATAAATATATTCCTATTCCTGTAAGAGCTGTTGATGAACCATTTCTGCTTCCAATTGAAGATGTTTTTTCTATATCTGGTCGTGGAACTGTAGTTACTGGACGTATTGAACGAGGTATATTAAAAGTTGGTGAAGAAGTTGAAATTGTTGGTATAAAATCTACTACAAAAACAATATGTACTGGTGTAGAAATGTTTCGTAAATTATTAGATGAAGGTAGAGCTGGAGAAAATGTAGGAATTTTACTAAGAGGAACAAAACGAGAAGATATTGAGCGTGGACAAGTTCTTGCAAAACCTGGAACTATTAATCCTCATGTAAAATTTGAATCTGAAGTTTATGTATTATCTAAAGAAGAAGGAGGTAGACATACTCCATTTTTTAAAGGATATCGTCCTCAATTTTATTTTCGTACTACTGATGTTACAGGTTCAATTGAGCTTCCTGAAAATATAGAAATGGTTATGCCGGGTGATAATATTAATATGGTAGTTACATTAATTCATCCAATTGCTATGGCTGAAGGATTACGATTTGCAATTAGAGAAGGTGGAAGAACAGTAGGAGCTGGTGTAGTAACAAAAGTTATTGCATAA
- the fusA gene encoding elongation factor G, producing the protein MARITPITQYRNIGISAHIDAGKTTTTERILFYTGVNHKLGEVHDGAATMDWMVQEQERGITITSAATTTFWSGMAKQFLSHRINIIDTPGHVDFTIEVERSMRVLDGVVMIYCAVGGVQPQSETVWRQANKYKIPRIAFINKMDRTGADFLKVVNQISTRLHVISVPIQLSIGSEENFQGIVDLVKMKAIRWSEHDQGITFKYYDIPKDLLQLANKWHMNLVEVAAEADDELMEKYLQYDDLEEKDIKIGLRKRALNNEIILITCGSAFKNKGVQALLDAIIEYLPSPKDSYKTKNFINQKDSIKNYRYADDKQPFSALAFKIASDSFVGNLTFFRVYSGIVRSGDVVLNSVKDHTERFGRIVQMHANKREEIREVRAGDIAAAIGLKNVTTGDTLCDVNHPIVLEKMDFPEPVISIAVEPKTKIDQEKMGLSLNRLAKEDPSFRVRIDHESNQTIISGMGELHLEIIIDRMRREFKVDANIGKPQVAYRETILNKIENVSGKYIKQSGGRGQYGHVVIDIFPLKPNKSGYLFVNDIKGGVIPGEYISSIDKGIQEQLKSGPLAGYPVVDIGVRLHDGSYHDVDSSELAFKLAASHAFKSAFKLANPILLEPIMHVEVETPEEYMGDVIGDINRRRGIIEGMVDDMIGGKSIKAFVPLSEMFGYATDLRSKTQGRASYSMEFLKYTEAPRSIYDSIVSTQ; encoded by the coding sequence ATGGCACGTATAACACCTATTACTCAATATAGAAATATTGGCATTAGTGCACATATTGACGCAGGAAAAACAACTACCACTGAACGTATATTGTTTTATACTGGAGTTAATCATAAATTAGGTGAAGTTCATGATGGTGCAGCTACCATGGATTGGATGGTACAAGAACAAGAAAGAGGAATTACTATTACTTCAGCAGCTACTACTACATTTTGGTCCGGAATGGCTAAACAATTTTTATCGCATAGAATTAACATAATTGATACTCCTGGTCATGTTGATTTTACTATTGAAGTTGAACGATCTATGCGTGTATTAGACGGAGTAGTAATGATTTATTGTGCTGTAGGTGGTGTTCAACCTCAATCAGAAACAGTTTGGAGACAAGCTAATAAATATAAAATTCCAAGAATTGCATTTATTAATAAAATGGATCGAACAGGAGCAGATTTTTTAAAAGTTGTTAATCAAATTAGCACTCGTCTTCATGTTATTTCTGTTCCGATTCAGTTATCTATTGGTTCTGAAGAAAATTTTCAAGGTATAGTAGATTTAGTAAAAATGAAGGCTATAAGATGGTCTGAACATGATCAAGGTATTACTTTTAAATATTATGATATTCCAAAAGATTTATTACAACTCGCTAATAAATGGCATATGAATTTAGTCGAAGTTGCTGCTGAAGCAGATGATGAATTAATGGAAAAATATCTACAATATGATGATTTAGAAGAAAAAGATATTAAAATAGGATTAAGAAAGCGAGCTTTAAATAATGAAATTATTTTGATTACATGTGGTTCAGCTTTTAAGAATAAAGGAGTACAAGCATTATTAGATGCAATTATTGAATATTTACCTTCTCCAAAAGATAGTTATAAAACTAAAAATTTTATAAATCAAAAAGATTCTATTAAAAATTATAGATATGCAGATGATAAACAACCATTTTCTGCATTAGCATTTAAAATTGCTTCTGATTCTTTTGTTGGCAATTTGACTTTTTTTCGTGTTTATTCTGGTATTGTTCGTTCAGGTGATGTAGTTTTAAATTCTGTAAAAGATCATACAGAAAGATTTGGGCGCATTGTGCAAATGCATGCTAATAAAAGAGAGGAAATAAGAGAAGTTCGAGCAGGAGATATTGCTGCTGCAATTGGTTTAAAAAATGTAACTACTGGTGATACTTTATGTGATGTTAATCATCCAATTGTTTTAGAAAAAATGGATTTTCCAGAACCAGTAATTTCAATTGCTGTAGAACCGAAAACTAAAATAGATCAAGAAAAAATGGGTTTATCATTAAATAGATTAGCTAAAGAAGATCCTTCTTTTCGAGTGAGAATAGATCATGAATCTAATCAAACAATAATTTCTGGAATGGGGGAATTACATTTAGAAATTATTATCGATAGAATGAGACGAGAATTTAAAGTAGATGCTAATATAGGAAAACCACAAGTTGCATATCGTGAAACAATTTTAAATAAAATTGAAAATGTTTCAGGAAAATATATTAAACAATCCGGTGGTAGAGGACAGTACGGACATGTTGTAATTGATATTTTTCCTTTAAAACCAAATAAATCAGGATATTTATTTGTTAATGATATAAAAGGTGGTGTAATTCCAGGTGAATATATTTCATCTATTGATAAAGGTATACAAGAACAATTAAAATCTGGACCTTTAGCTGGTTATCCAGTAGTTGATATTGGTGTTCGATTGCATGATGGTTCATATCATGATGTTGATTCTTCAGAATTAGCTTTTAAATTAGCAGCTTCTCATGCTTTTAAATCTGCTTTTAAATTAGCTAATCCTATTTTATTAGAACCTATTATGCATGTTGAAGTAGAAACTCCGGAAGAATATATGGGTGATGTTATTGGTGATATTAATCGACGTCGAGGAATTATTGAAGGAATGGTAGATGATATGATAGGCGGAAAAAGTATTAAAGCTTTTGTTCCATTATCTGAAATGTTTGGATATGCTACTGATTTAAGATCTAAAACTCAAGGTAGAGCATCTTATTCTATGGAATTTTTAAAGTATACTGAAGCTCCTAGAAGTATTTATGATAGTATTGTTTCTACACAATAA
- the rpsG gene encoding 30S ribosomal protein S7 yields MPRRRIIGQRKILPDPKFSSELLAKFINILMINGKKSIAENIVYSALHQLSIKVKKKELDIFIAALDNVKPVVEVKSRRVGGSTYQVPVEVRPVRRNALAMRWIIDAARKRIDRSMSIRLTNELLDALENKGAAVRKREEVHKMADANKAFAHYRW; encoded by the coding sequence ATGCCACGTCGTCGTATAATAGGACAGCGGAAAATTTTACCTGATCCTAAATTTTCTTCAGAATTATTAGCAAAATTTATAAATATATTAATGATTAATGGAAAAAAATCTATTGCAGAAAATATTGTTTATTCAGCTTTACATCAATTATCAATAAAAGTAAAAAAAAAAGAATTAGATATTTTTATTGCAGCTTTGGATAATGTAAAACCAGTAGTAGAGGTAAAATCACGTCGTGTAGGTGGTTCTACATACCAGGTACCTGTAGAAGTTCGTCCTGTTCGAAGAAATGCTTTAGCTATGCGATGGATCATTGATGCTGCAAGAAAACGTATAGATAGATCTATGTCTATTCGTTTAACAAATGAATTATTAGATGCGTTAGAAAATAAAGGAGCGGCAGTTCGTAAACGAGAAGAAGTACATAAAATGGCTGATGCAAATAAAGCATTTGCACATTATAGATGGTAG
- the rpsL gene encoding 30S ribosomal protein S12, with the protein MSTINQLVRFSRVRKVTKSNVPALSKCPQKRGVCTRVYTTTPKKPNSALRKVCRVRLTNGHEVTAYIGGEGHNLQEHSVILIRGGRVKDLPGVRYHVIRGALDCSGVKDRKKGRSKYGVKKLKV; encoded by the coding sequence ATGTCAACAATTAATCAGTTAGTTCGTTTTTCTAGAGTTCGAAAAGTAACAAAAAGTAATGTTCCAGCTTTATCTAAATGTCCTCAAAAAAGAGGAGTATGTACTAGAGTTTACACTACTACACCTAAAAAACCAAATTCTGCATTAAGAAAGGTATGTCGTGTTCGTTTAACTAATGGTCATGAAGTAACAGCATATATTGGGGGAGAAGGACATAATTTACAAGAACATTCTGTAATTTTAATTCGTGGAGGAAGAGTAAAAGATTTACCTGGAGTGCGTTATCATGTTATTAGAGGTGCTTTAGACTGTTCAGGAGTAAAAGATCGTAAAAAAGGTAGATCTAAGTATGGTGTTAAAAAATTAAAAGTATAA
- the tusB gene encoding sulfurtransferase complex subunit TusB → MLHILISSPYSISIPSLLMLSTTLDDLICIQDGVILSTIVKDDIFKKIYKNFNLIYFLKNDLFARGLLKIAKKNSLIITDYSVFVLLTAGHNKSITW, encoded by the coding sequence ATGTTACATATTTTAATAAGTTCTCCATACTCTATCTCTATACCTTCATTATTAATGTTAAGTACTACATTGGATGATTTAATTTGTATTCAAGATGGAGTAATATTAAGTACTATAGTTAAGGACGATATTTTTAAAAAAATATATAAAAATTTTAATTTAATATATTTTTTAAAAAATGATTTATTTGCAAGAGGTTTATTAAAAATAGCAAAAAAAAACAGCTTAATTATAACAGATTATAGTGTTTTTGTTTTATTAACTGCTGGACATAATAAAAGTATTACTTGGTAA
- the tusC gene encoding sulfurtransferase complex subunit TusC → MKSIAFIFSNSPYGNSISKEGLDVVLSCSLTTKKIALFFIDDGVLQLFLNQKPEYINSYNYSLSFKILSLYDIKDFFFCKYSAYKRGLKENDNFLLPVKFLNNICLRRKINSFDYILKW, encoded by the coding sequence ATGAAATCTATCGCATTTATTTTTTCAAATTCACCATATGGAAATTCTATTAGTAAAGAAGGTCTTGATGTTGTTCTTTCATGTTCTTTAACTACTAAAAAAATTGCACTATTTTTTATTGATGATGGTGTTTTACAATTATTTTTAAATCAAAAACCAGAATATATTAATTCTTATAATTATTCTCTTTCTTTTAAAATTTTGTCATTATATGATATAAAAGATTTTTTTTTTTGTAAATATTCAGCATATAAACGTGGTTTAAAAGAAAATGATAATTTTTTATTACCGGTAAAATTTTTAAATAATATATGTTTGAGAAGAAAAATTAATTCATTTGATTATATTTTGAAATGGTGA